The following coding sequences lie in one Clarias gariepinus isolate MV-2021 ecotype Netherlands chromosome 27, CGAR_prim_01v2, whole genome shotgun sequence genomic window:
- the grem1a gene encoding gremlin-1a codes for MHKSNTWQLKKMAKVASFAVILGLWLLCSPVKCWSSGGFQGVIPHHAKLSPNSWEQTAPPAPLWSSSGSSAHAPAQDVLDSSQEALHVTERHYLKRDWCKTQPLKQTLQEEGCVSRTIVNSFCYGQCNSFYIPRHVYQEESAFQSCSFCKPKTFTVVTYTLICPSQIPRIRRKRVRRVKQCRCTSIDLD; via the exons ATGCACAAAAGCAACACCTGGCAATTAAAAAAG ATGGCGAAAGTGGCATCGTTTGCCGTGATCCTGGGTCTGTGGCTACTCTGCAGTCCTGTGAAATGCTGGAGCAGCGGCGGCTTTCAAGGCGTTATTCCTCATCACGCTAAACTCAGCCCGAACTCCTGGGAGCAGACAGCGCCGCCTGCACCGCTCTGGTCCTCATCGGGATCATCCGCGCATGCGCCGGCACAGGATGTGCTCGATTCCAGCCAGGAGGCTCTGCACGTGACCGAGCGCCACTACCTGAAGCGGGACTGGTGCAAGACACAGCCGCTGAAACAGACGCTGCAGGAAGAGGGCTGCGTCAGTCGAACCATCGTTAACAGCTTCTGCTACGGCCAGTGCAACTCATTTTACATTCCGCGGCACGTCTACCAAGAGGAAAGCGCCTTCCAGTCCTGCTCGTTCTGCAAGCCGAAAACGTTCACCGTCGTCACGTACACGCTGATATGCCCGAGCCAGATCCCGAGAATCAGACGGAAGCGCGTGCGTCGCGTCAAACAGTGCCGCTGCACTTCCATAGACTTGGATTAA
- the LOC128515218 gene encoding neuroendocrine protein 7B2 yields the protein MGSLVWALVLSMAALVCGRSARADADIERLLHGVMEQLGIARPREEFTAHQAANVAGPLNIQGGAHEGLQHLGPYGNIPNIVAELTGDNVPKDFSQDHGYPDPPNPCPLGKTASDGCLENSPDTAEFSREFQKHQHLFDPEHDYPSLAKWNKKLLYEKLKGGPKRRKRSTNPYLMGQRLDNVVAKKSVPHFPEEQEMETTTRQV from the exons ATGGGCTCGTTGGTCTGGGCGCTGGTGTTAAGCATGGCGGCGCTGGTGTGCGGACGGAGCGCGCGCGCAGACGCCGACATCGAGCGGCTCCTGCATGGGGTGATGGAGCAGCTGGGCATCGCGCGACCCCGCGAGGAGTTCACCGCGCACCAAGCCGCTAATGTAGCAGGCCCGCTTAACATTcagg GTGGTGCTCATGAGGGACTTCAACATCTTGGCCCTTATGGAAACATCCCTAATATTGTTGCAGAATTGACTGGGGACAATGTCCCAAAAGACTTCAGCCAAGACCATGGATATCCTGATCCGCCTAACCCATGTCCTTTGGGAAAAACGG ctTCTGATGGGTGCTTGGAGAATTCACCAGACACAGCTGAGTTTAGCCGAGAGTTTCAGAAACACCAACATCTCTTTGACCCAGAGCATGACTACCCCTCACTGGCCAAATGG AATAAAAAGCTGCTGTATGAAAAACTGAAAGGAGGAccgaaaagaagaaaaagg AGCACCAACCCATATCTGATGGGACAGAGACTGGACAATGTGGTGGCTAAGAAATCTGTGCCACATTTTCCAGAGGAGCAAGAAATGGAAACCACTACAAGACAAgtctaa